A single Triticum dicoccoides isolate Atlit2015 ecotype Zavitan chromosome 2A, WEW_v2.0, whole genome shotgun sequence DNA region contains:
- the LOC119352779 gene encoding uncharacterized protein LOC119352779, whose protein sequence is MGNVLAMPAHVFQTAQQNHVVVVAEETFRLCDVDRLSQVTRKLHRSIEQHPHSKQADTTCCVSAERRSHDSYPSSDDGDVPEWHLHFSNRANPLPLTDKRQLHYRSHMYMETEGLECILPDHMAQLEDIVRHHTVAVGPGYEEELLQHLPHSTDALTSLFNELEIRLTSISPECEDFPIRLKTYTELLCLIKGQLYDESRPFREFKIGYFAQFAKHPIEILVKIALLLSKMEWSVTDICPMMLAYEAVMDVVPLIQKLIPSESDDLLPEIKSNIWESFRKIVGNMGDPQGGAIHSVTCSLVDSVKIIHSHKQLVQSFAPDDDSHSFGNLLSGVIGRWISALEKHPMSDSRRKNIFMLNNMSHLKGKTNVLLDDLLPLQHLDFPYPDYFKLLTDIWIQGYLVDAWKPALYFLSCKSWWVSRHSSLVKFTSTFNGIFDHQKTWVVPDPALRETLRVRIKGHILPTYRAFLVKYPDTGPSGCLCLWGGSAEEIYSAESLELVVDTIFEGGTGQPTCPSLSP, encoded by the exons ATGGGCAATGTACTTGCAATGCCTGCACATGTTTTCCAGACAGCTCAACAGAACCATGTGGTTGTGGTTGCGGAGGAAACATTCAGATTATGTGACGTGGATCGTCTGTCTCAAGTTACCAGAAAACTGCACCGGTCCATTGAGCAGCACCCCCACTCAAAGCAGGCAGACACGACGTGCTGTGTCTCAGCTGAAAGGAGAAGCCATGACAGTTATCCATCGTCTGATGATGGTGATGTTCCAGAGTGGCACCTTCATTTTTCCAACCGGGCCAATCCCCTCCCCCTAACCGACAAGCGGCAGCTTCATTATCGATCACATATGTATATGGAAACTGAGGGTCTTGAATGTATCTTACCTGACCATATGGCCCAACTAGAAGACATTGTACGCCACCACACAGTGGCTGTTGGTCCTGGTTACGAGGAAGAGCTACTCCAACACCTCCCACACAGCACAGATGCGTTGACCAG CCTTTTCAATGAACTGGAAATTCGGTTGACCAGTATTAGTCCTGAATGTGAAGATTTTCCCATCAGGTTGAAAACATACACAGAATTGCTCTGTTTGATTAAAGGGCAGTTATATGACGAGAGTAGACCATTTAGGGAATTTAAGATAGGCTACTTTGCACAGTTTGCAAAACACCCTATAGAAATTCTCGTGAAAATTGCACTTCTTCTCAGCAAGATGGAGTGGTCTGTCACTGATATTTGTCCAATGATGCTTGCATATGAGGCAGTTATGGATGTTGTTCCTCTTATCCAAAAATTAATTCCCAGTGAATCTGATGATCTCTTACCCGAGATTAAAAGTAACATCTGGGAGTCTTTCAGGAAAATAGTTGGCAATATGGGGGATCCTCAGGGTGGTGCCATTCACTCAGTGACATGTTCCCTGGTAGACTCAGTGAAGATTATCCATAGTCACAAACAGTTAGTGCAATCTTTTGCTCCTGATGATGACAGCCACTCGTTTGGAAATCTTCTGTCTGGCGTGATTGGAAGGTGGATATCTGCACTCGAGAAACATCCGATGTCAGATAGTCGGCGGAAGAACATTTTCATGCTGAACAACATGAGTCATTTAAAGGGGAAGACAAATGTTCTGTTAGATGATTTGCTGCCTCTGCAGCATCTTGATTTTCCTTATCCTGATTATTTCAAATTACTCACAGATATCTGGATCCAGGGTTACCTGGTAGATGCTTGGAAGCCAGCCTTATATTTTCTGAGTTGCAAGTCTTGGTGGGTTAGTCGGCATTCATCCTTGGTTAAATTTACCTCAACATTCAATGGGATTTTTGATCATCAGAAAACTTGGGTGGTTCCTGATCCTGCTCTACGGGAAACTCTAAGAGTCCGTATAAAGGGGCATATTTTACCAACATACAGAGCTTTCTTGGTGAAGTATCCAGATACTGGGCCGTCTGGTTGTTTGTGTTTGTGGGGAGGTTCAGCAGAAGAGATATATAGCGCAGAGAGTTTGGAGCTGGTGGTGGACACAATATTTGAAGGAGGAACTGGACAGCCTACTTGTCCTTCCCTTTCTCCTTAG